The following is a genomic window from Alkaliphilus sp. B6464.
AGCAGCTAACATTATATTAATGGTAGCACCAACACTAACCACATCAAGATAAATTTCTGCACCTACCAGTTTTTCTGCCTCTACAGATATTATGCCATGTTCTATAGTTACCTTTGCACCTAAAGCTTCAAATCCCTTAATATGTTGATCTATTGGTCTACTACCAATAGAACAGCCTCCAGGATATGCTACCTTAGCCTTTTTAAATCTACCAAGAGCTGCACCTAATAAATAATAAGAAGCCCTTAACTCTTTGGCTAATTCATAGTCTGCATAACAATCCTTCATTGCGGTTGTGTTTATCTCTAAAGTATTTGGTCTTAACTCCTTTACGGTAGCACCTAAACTCGAAAGCATGTCTGCTAATATCTTAACATCACTAATTTGTGGTAAATTATCAATAACACAAGTATCTCCTGCTAATACTGTAGCTGGTATAATAGCCACAGCAGCATTTTTAAATCCACTTATTCTAACCGTTCCTTGTAGTTGTTGTCCGCCTTCAATTATTAGTTTCTCCATATATTTACTGACAAAAGTCAGTTATTCACCATCCTTCATTATAGTTTGTATCCTATGTTTATGCTAATTTATCGATATTCTTTATAATAATTCTAGTTAATTACAATACATAAATTAATTGCCTATTCAATTAAAGTCTTTTTTAGATTTGAATATTATACCAAAATTCAACAGTTTGAATTTATTATAGCATTTATTTACTTCTTTGATAAGTGCTATACTACTGGAAATAAAAAGATATTCTATTTTTAATTGCTGTGTATAAACAAAAAAAGAAAAAGTCTATTAAACTTTTTCTTCATTTTTACAAGAATCCCTTTTAAGTTATACGAAATAATATTAATTTTTATAGGCCTCTATAAAATAAGTTTTTCCATTTTGTATTGTAATTTTCCATGAAGGAAAGGCAGTTCCGGACTCAATTTCTTTCCAATCTGACTCCATATAATATGTTGGACTGAAATAATATCCTATTTCAATATCTTTTACAATTATTGGTTCTTCATTTTCCCTTAAAATTGTACTTGTTGCTCTCATAAGTGCTTCTGGTGCAGGAATAATTTGTTTCTTATGTTGTTGTGTTTTTTCATATTCTAATAGCATTGCCTCAAAACCTATTACTCCCCTATTACTTACATATACATGAATGTAACTTTCCCCTAAAAATTTATTTTTATATGTTTGATTATAAACTAGCTTATATACAAATTCATCTTCAAACTCGTCTTCTGTTCCATAATAAATTTGAGCTAATTCAATATCTTCTCCCATTAAATTATATTGTTTTAAAAAATCGTTACTAATTTTTTTAACAGTTTTTTCATTTAGAGAATAATTCTTTTTTTCGGTACTCATATTCTTATATGTTAATCTTTTACTACTCTCTACAATTAATTCTTTGTCCGTACTTTTAAAGATTTCTCTTTTCAAAATTTTATCTTCTAGAGTAGGAATTTGCTTCTCGTTATCTTTACCTAAAAAACTTTTCGCTATATTGTCCGAATCGAAGGTTTTATACCTTACTACTAATATGGGTAACGAGATGATTTCTCTAGGAATATGAACATCTAGTTCTATATTATTGTCATTTAAATGTTGCTCTACATTACTTATATACTTATCGCTAATAAGCTGCATTTCTTCTTGTCTAAATAGTCTACTTTGTACATTATAAATTAAAAAAACATTTGTAGCTATAAACGCAACAATTAGTATGTTTTTTGCCTTAGACCAATCCATAGGATTTCACCATCCATTAATTTAGCATAACACTATTTATTAAATCACCTGTATAGCTATCAAAATAATAAATATCTCCTTTAATTTTAATCTTCCAGCTAGGTCTTAAAAGTTGTCCTTTGCCTTCTTCTACAGTATCAAAGTATACCATTCTCACTTCTTCTACGCTCTTTAATATTTCTAAAATTTCATCCTCATCATCTACTTCTTGTGATAATTGATCCTCTTTATTAAAGTACTTCAGTTTTAAGTGTTCAATATTTTTCTCAATTATATTTGAGAAATATAAAATAGATTGTTCTGGACTAATACCTTGCATATTCATAACCTTACGTACTAAGATACGATATGACTTTACCTTATTACCATAAACCTCTATTTCAATAGGATGCTCCATCTTATTACTATTAAACTCTACAGGAAAACCTCCTATGCGATAACCAAATGAAAATCGATACCCACTATTCTGGTCCTTTAAAATATGTTGAATGTCTTTTAAATAAGCGCCTTCGGGGAATCCTCCGTTTTTAGAAATAAAATCTACAGCCGCATCTAAGGAATCTAATACATTAGAGCTGGATATATTCCCGATCTCTCCGTTATACTCTAGTGCTCCTTTTTCATTAATACGAACCCTTTTTTCTCCGTATCCATAGATATAAACTACAGCACCGCTAGTTTCCTTGATAGTTTTTACAAAGTCAAAATTTTCATTGAAAAAATTTTTTGATCTTTCTATTAACATTGCATCATTCTCAATATCAATTTCACTCTCAACAAAGGTTTGTGTTGTAGCTACAGCGTAAGTAATAGGCATAGGAGTATAGTTTGATTCAAGTTCATTAAAAAGAGAAAAAATAGGATGATACTTAATATATTCAACCGTTTCTAATTCATCTATAAAACTAACCAATGTAGAGTTTTCAGCATGTTCTAAAAGCTTTACTTCAAATATGCTATCGTTATTTTCTACAATGTATATAACTCCACGATTAAAAGCTGGAATCAATATTTTTTTTATCTCTTTTATATTTCTAACAACTTTATTTTCTAAAGAATCAAAAATAGAAGAGACTAAAATGGTTGGTATGTTATCACTAAACTCCAATTCTACGGATTTTAAAATATTGCTTTGAACATATTTTTCATATGTAACTGGAGTTACTTCTGGATCTCCTAAAAAATAATCTTTAAGTATATTTTTACTTTGATCCCATACAAAATCTAAGCTAGAAGATAAAACTGTATAATGATTTTTTCTTCTATCACCTGCTCCAAAACTTACAATAATCGAACTCGGCGAAATTATATCTTTGCGATTTTCAGCTACAGTCAAGTTATGAAGTTTTCCGCCTCTAGCCTTAGATTCTAATATTTTAATTGGAGAAGGAAACCATAGTTGTTGTGTTAATAAAATACTCATGACCACTAAAATTGATAGAATCAGGGTTTTTAATCTTTCCCTATTCATACTAATCACTCCAAGATCTATGGTTTTTTGCCTATGCCTAGAGTAGATTTATTAACAATCTCTTCCAGTAACTGTTTTACCTCTTGTACTTCCATTACGTTTATAATTCTAACAGCACTATCTTCTGATCCATTTTTATATTTTGCTTTAAACTCAATTTTATTTAGTCCAGGCTGCAATTCTATTTCAGCCCATCCCATTTGAATTGAACCAACAGTTACTTCAATTGGGTCATAAGATAATTCGTAGTCTTCAGCTTCATCATCTTTACTAACATTGTGGTAAACTTCTATAGATACTTTAGTGTCTTGGGGAGCTTTAAATGCTAAAACTAAGTTTTTATCACTAGTAACAGAGTCTTTCTCTGGAATCACTACTTCAAATGATTGTTTAACTTCCTCTACTTTTTTATTTGCACTTTTAGTATCTGTAGCTGTATTGGCGGGAGCTGCGATTGGAGTTGCATAGGATAGTATATTTGATGTTCCTAATATTGCAAATACAATTGTACTGGCAACTATTTTTTTTATCATATTAATTCCTCCTGTAAAACAGATAAATGAATTCATTTCCATTATATATAATTTATATTACAATCATATTACAATGAAATTAAAATTGAATTACACATTTATTGCCTCTGTCTCCATAATAATAGGTAATTTAATAACTGCCTCTGTTCCTTTACCTTCCTCACTAAATATTTCAATAGTGCCATTATGTGCTTCAATAATCTGCTGTGCAATTGATAACCCAAG
Proteins encoded in this region:
- the yycI gene encoding two-component system regulatory protein YycI produces the protein MDWSKAKNILIVAFIATNVFLIYNVQSRLFRQEEMQLISDKYISNVEQHLNDNNIELDVHIPREIISLPILVVRYKTFDSDNIAKSFLGKDNEKQIPTLEDKILKREIFKSTDKELIVESSKRLTYKNMSTEKKNYSLNEKTVKKISNDFLKQYNLMGEDIELAQIYYGTEDEFEDEFVYKLVYNQTYKNKFLGESYIHVYVSNRGVIGFEAMLLEYEKTQQHKKQIIPAPEALMRATSTILRENEEPIIVKDIEIGYYFSPTYYMESDWKEIESGTAFPSWKITIQNGKTYFIEAYKN
- the yycH gene encoding two-component system activity regulator YycH — protein: MNRERLKTLILSILVVMSILLTQQLWFPSPIKILESKARGGKLHNLTVAENRKDIISPSSIIVSFGAGDRRKNHYTVLSSSLDFVWDQSKNILKDYFLGDPEVTPVTYEKYVQSNILKSVELEFSDNIPTILVSSIFDSLENKVVRNIKEIKKILIPAFNRGVIYIVENNDSIFEVKLLEHAENSTLVSFIDELETVEYIKYHPIFSLFNELESNYTPMPITYAVATTQTFVESEIDIENDAMLIERSKNFFNENFDFVKTIKETSGAVVYIYGYGEKRVRINEKGALEYNGEIGNISSSNVLDSLDAAVDFISKNGGFPEGAYLKDIQHILKDQNSGYRFSFGYRIGGFPVEFNSNKMEHPIEIEVYGNKVKSYRILVRKVMNMQGISPEQSILYFSNIIEKNIEHLKLKYFNKEDQLSQEVDDEDEILEILKSVEEVRMVYFDTVEEGKGQLLRPSWKIKIKGDIYYFDSYTGDLINSVMLN